The sequence CGCAGGACTGGATTGAACAAGGGAACCGGTTCGCAAAAGACGGACTCTATATTGAAGCAGTTGATGCATACAGCAATTCCATTCGGCTTGATCCGGTAAATCCGAAAGTATGGACCTGGAGAGGTATTGCTCTTCAGCATCTGGAAAGGCAGCAGGAAGCCATGAATGACTTTGATGAAGCTATAAGGCTGAATCCGGATGAAAGTGGTGCCTGGCAGGGGAAAGCCTCTTCATACATTGAAGATGGCCAGTATAAACTGGCTATCAAAGCTGCAGAACGTTCATTGGAACTTGCCGGGCCAGATGACAAAAAAGAGAATTCATACCTGCTCCTCGGTTTTGCCTATAATCGTCTTGAGAATTACGAGGATGCACTACTTAAGTTTGATAAGGCTATTGAGATTGATCCTAAACGCATTGATCTATGGCAACATAAGGCATACACTCTGACAAAACTAGGCAGATTCATGGAAGTCCTCAAATGCTATGAGGTCATGACGGGAATTGATCCTGAAAACCCGGAGATATGGAATAAAAAAGGTGAGATTCACCTAGCACTTGGTCAGATAAATGAAGCAAATGAA comes from Methanospirillum hungatei and encodes:
- a CDS encoding tetratricopeptide repeat protein yields the protein MKFGSTVLISLSVLMLILLCGCLGSEGWSAQDWIEQGNRFAKDGLYIEAVDAYSNSIRLDPVNPKVWTWRGIALQHLERQQEAMNDFDEAIRLNPDESGAWQGKASSYIEDGQYKLAIKAAERSLELAGPDDKKENSYLLLGFAYNRLENYEDALLKFDKAIEIDPKRIDLWQHKAYTLTKLGRFMEVLKCYEVMTGIDPENPEIWNKKGEIHLALGQINEANEAFTYAKSLIERN